One Methylocystis iwaonis genomic window, GAGGTCATCCGCCGCCGCGTCGACGCGCTCGGCACGCGCGAGCCGTCGATCCAGCGTCAGGGCGACGATCGCGTTCTCGTGCAGGTGCCGGGCCTTCAGGACCCGCAGACCCTGAAGGACATTCTCGGCCAGACCGCTAAACTCGAGTTCCGCCTCGTCGCCGAGCCGGGCCAAAACCCGGCCGAGGTCGAGGAGCTGGAGCAGGTCGACGAGCAAGGCAAGCTGCCGATCGAGAAGCAGATCATGGTGCAGGGCGAAGATTTGACCGACGCCCAGCCCGGCTTCGACCAGCAGCGCAGCGGCGAGCCGGTCGTGAACTTCCGCTTCAACATCCGCGGCGCGCAGAAATTCGGCGACGTCACCTCCAAGAACGTCGGCCGCCTCTTCGCGATCGTGCTCGACAACAAAGTGATCTCGGCGCCGCGCATTCTGACGCCGATCACCGGCGGCTCCGGCCAGATTTCCGGCCGCTTCACCGTTGAGCAGGCGAACAATCTCGCGATTCTATTGCGCGCCGGCGCTCTGCCCGCGAAGCTCAACATCGTCGAGGAGCGCACCGTCGGCCCCGGCCTCGGCCAGGACTCGATCGACGCCGGCAAGCGCGCCGCCTTCGTCGGCGCCGGTCTCGTCGTCTTCTATATGCTCATCACCTACGGCGTGTTCGGCGTCTTCGCCAATCTGGCGCTGTTCGTCCACATCGCCTTCATCTTCGCCGGCCTCGTGCTGCTCGGCTCGACGCTGACGCTGCCCGGTATCGCCGGCATCGTGCTGACGATCGGTATGGCGGTCGACTCCAACGTGCTGATCTATGAGCGCATTCGCGAAGAAAACCACGCGGGCCGCTCGATCCTGGCCTCGCTCGACGCCGGCTTCAACCGCGCCTTCGCGACCATCGTCGACTCCAACGTCACCATGGGCGTCGCGGCGCTGATCCTTTACTTCCTGGGCTCGGGCCCGGTGCGCGGCTTCGCCGTGTCGCTGGGGCTCGGCATTCTGACCACCATCGTCACCGCCGTGACCATGACCCGCATGATGATCGCGGTC contains:
- the secD gene encoding protein translocase subunit SecD; amino-acid sequence: MLRFSTWKFLAIVAMTLAAVLVTVPSMLSPSTYEALAARLPSWLMPPTIVLGLDLQGGSHVMLEVDQSDLLSTQIKNLRDDVRRILREEKVAITGGIGATARGVQLRVPDAADREKILPRLRQLRNSFSANVGGQSPLDVDATPEGLVRITVTDTGLRDKSRKAVEQSIEVIRRRVDALGTREPSIQRQGDDRVLVQVPGLQDPQTLKDILGQTAKLEFRLVAEPGQNPAEVEELEQVDEQGKLPIEKQIMVQGEDLTDAQPGFDQQRSGEPVVNFRFNIRGAQKFGDVTSKNVGRLFAIVLDNKVISAPRILTPITGGSGQISGRFTVEQANNLAILLRAGALPAKLNIVEERTVGPGLGQDSIDAGKRAAFVGAGLVVFYMLITYGVFGVFANLALFVHIAFIFAGLVLLGSTLTLPGIAGIVLTIGMAVDSNVLIYERIREENHAGRSILASLDAGFNRAFATIVDSNVTMGVAALILYFLGSGPVRGFAVSLGLGILTTIVTAVTMTRMMIAVWYHYARPTKLPI